Below is a genomic region from Alphaproteobacteria bacterium.
GTTGTAATTGGGCGTCCACAGGTCCGCCGGGCGGCGGTACTTGCCGTTCCAGCTATGGGTGAACTCGTGGGTCAGGAGGTCGCGTCCCGCCGAGCCCGAATTCCAGTCGGTGAAATAGTCGCGCGGGTGGCTGTTCTCGGACGAGCGCAGATGCTCGAGCCCGATCCCGCCGAGCTCGTCGGTCAGCGCGACGAGATATTCGTACTCGTCGAAATGGACCGTGCCGAACAATTTGACTTCCTGCTCGGCGGCGCGGCGGTGGATGGCGATCTGCTCGGGAGTCGCGGCGAGGTCGCCCGGTTCGTCGGCAAACAGGTTGAGGTTGATGTTCTCGGTCAGCCGCTCGCGCCGGTAATAGCGCCCGGCGAAGACCGGGGAGTCGACCAGGGTCTCGTAGGGCACGGTGCGATAGGTCAGGCGGTTGCCGGCTCTGGCGGCGACGTCGAGCGAGGTCGCCGCGCTCCAGCCGGCGGGATAGGCGACGACCGCCTCGATCGGGATTCCGCGGGTGAAATAGCCGGCCGGGTAGAGCGACATCTTCTCCCATTGCAGGTTCAGCATGTTGGGGGTCATCGTCACCCGGCCCTGGCCGGGATCGGTCGGCGAGAGATGCTGGAATTCGACGCGCAGCGATCGGGCGCCCTCGGGCACGTCGACGTGGAAGGCGTAGACGTAGGAGGAATCGCGCCGCCACTCGACGGGGCGGCCGTTGGCGGTGATCCGAAGGCCGGCGATCGAGTTGATCGGTCCGCGCGGTCCGTGATTGCCCGGAAGCCATTCCGGATAGAGCAGGGTCAGCGGCCCCGGTCCGGCGACGGGGATCGTTTCGACGACCCGGTAGATGCCGCGGCTGGTGTCGCTGGCGTCGACCTCGAGGCGCAAGGTACCGGGATAAGGCACGTCGCGCGGCGCGGGCATGGCGGCTTCCATCGGCAGCGGCTGGGGAATTGCCGTGCCGACCTGGGCGAGGGCGGGCATGGCGATGCAGGCGGCGGCGGCGAGCAGGACGAGACGCATGGGGCGGACTCCGAGAGAAGGCGCGGCCTCTCTAAAACCTCGGCCGAGCCATCGTCCAGAGGGTTGGGGGGTTCGCGCGGAGCATAACCTCTCCCCCGTTCCCCGGCGAAGGCCGGGGTCCAGGCCGGCGCGAGCCGGACTCGGGCGTAAAGGTGGAGAAAAAGCCTCCGGCTCCTGGGCCCCGGCCTTCGCCGGGGAACGAGGGAGAGGGAGTCTTCCGAGCCCCTCAACGGCGACCGCGCCTACCCCTTGGCCCGCTCGATCGCCTCCATGATGAACCGCTCGGCGACCTCGCGGCCGCCCCAGCCGTTGAGCTTGGCCCATTTGCCGGGCTCGAGGTCCTTATAGTGGGTGAAGAAATGCTCGACCTGCTGCTTGACGATCGGCGGCAGATCGTCCGCCTCGTCGACGTCCGAATAATAAGGGAAGGTCGAATCGACCGGCACGGTGATCAGTTTCTCGTCGCCGCCCTTGTCGTCGTCCATCAGCAGCACGCCGACCGGGCGAACCCGGATCACGCAGCCGGGGATCAGCGGCGAGCGGGCGATGACCAGAGCGTCGAGCGGGTCGCCGTCCTCGCCCAAAGTGTGAGGTACGAAGCCGTAATTGGCCGGATAGCGCATCGGGGTGTGGAGGATGCGGTCGACGAAGATCGCGCCCGATTTCTTGTCGAACTCGTATTTCACCGGCTCGCCGCCGAGCGGCACTTCGATGACCACGTTGATTCGCCCGGGCGGCTGGTCGCCCGCGGGGATGAGATCGATGTTCATGATGGCGCGCGCCCTACACTGGCCGCTGTTGCGAGTCACGCCGCGGCGTTGCATGAGGCGGGGCGATGAAAATAGCGATCTGCATTCCCCGCTACGGCGACACCAAGGGCGATTTCGCGATCAGCCTGGCGCGGATGATCGCCCACAGCCTGGGGCCCCGGCAGGACCCGAGGCTGGAGATCGAGATCTTCTCGGTCTCGTCGTCCGACTTGCCGCTGAGCCGCACCGAATTGCTCAAAAGCGCGATCCAGTGGCAGGCGCGCTACCTGCTGTGGCTCGACAGCGATCATGTGTTCCCGCGCGACGCTCTGCTTCGCCTGCTCGCCCACAAATTGCCGGTCGTCGGCTGCAACCAGCCGCGCCGCGCCGATCCCACCGGCCCGGTCGCGGTCAAGCTGAACGCGGCGGGCGAGATGGAATATGTCTGGACGACCAAGGCCAAGGCGGCGGCGCGCGAGGTCGAGGAGGTCTGGCACGTCGGCCTCGCCTTCTGCCTGATGGACATGAACGTCCTCCACCAGGTGAAGGCGCATGTGGAGCAGGGCGTCGGCTGGGATCAATGGGCGCCGTTCGACCGCAAATTGCTGCCGGGCACGAACGCGCGGATGGGCGAGGACGTCTCCTTCTTCCGCGAGCTGACCGACGCCGGGGTCAAGGTCCATGTCGACCATGCTCTGTCCTGGGAGGTCGGCCATATCCACGAGCGGGTGATTACCAACGCCGATGCCGAGGCGCAGAAAGAGGCCTGGCTCGCGCGCAAATCCTGAGCGGTTCCCAAGCGACCCAAAACTGCTAAGTGGCCGCCTTGTGAGCAAGGGTCCGCAGAAGGTCCGGGGAACCCAGGACATGATCGGCGAGGAGGCGGACCGATTCCACCGCGTCGTCGACGCGTTCGATCGGGTGCGCCGGCTCTACGCCTTCCAGCATATCGAGGTGCCGGTGTTCGAGGCGACCGAGGTGTTCGCCCGATCGCTCGGCGAGACCACCGACGTCGTCTCCAAGGAGATGTACACGTTTCTGGACCGCGGCGGCGAGAGCCTGACCTTGCGCCCTGAATTCACCGCCGGAATCTGCCGCGCCTTCATCTCCGACGGCTGGCAGCAATATACGCCGATGAAGGTCGCCACCTGGGGCGCGGCCTTCCGCTACGAGCGCCCGCAAAAGGGCCGCTTCCGCCAGTTCCACCAGCTCGACGCGGAGATCATCGGCGCCGCCGAGCCCGCCGCCGATGTCGAGCTGATCGCCATGGCCGCGCAATTGCTCGGCGAGCTCGGCCTTGCGGATCGCGTCGAGCTCAGGATCAACACGCTCGGCGATCCGGCGACTCGCGAGGCCTGGCGCGCGGCCCTGGTCGAGCATTTCGCGGCGCGCGAGGCCGATCTTTCCAACGAAAGCCGCGAGCGGCTCGAGAAGAACCCGCTGAGGATCCTCGATTCCAAGCAGCACCAGGATTTCCCGGTCGTCGACAGCGCCCCGGTGATCGACGATTTCCTGACCCAGGAAGCCGCGGACGTGTTCGGCGCGGTCACCGCCGGGCTCGACCGGATCGGGGTCAAATGGACCCGCGACGCGCGGCTCGTGCGCGGCCTCGATTATTACCGGCACACCACGTTCGAATATGTCACGAGCGATCTCGGCGCCCAGGCCCAGGTGGTCGGCGGCGGCCGCTATGACGGGCTGATCGAGAGCATGGGCGGCCCGTCGACCCCGGCGGTCGGCTGGGCGGCGGGGATCGAGCGGATGGCGATGCTGCTCGACATGCCCGAGGCCTCGGGGATCGACGCCGCCTTGGTGCCGATGGGCGAGGCGGCCATGGCGGAATCGACGACGCTGATCGCCGCGCTGCGCGGCGCCGGGCTGGTTTGCGACATGGCCTTTCGCGGCAACCTCAAGCGGCGGATGCAGAAGGCCGGCGCCAGCGGCGCCCGGCACGCGGTGCTGATCGGCGACGACGAGCTCGCCCGCGGCGGCGCCACGGTCAAGAATCTCGCGAGCGGGGAGCAGCGCGACGTGCCCTTTGCCGGCCTTGCGGCGTTTCTCGGCGCGTCATGACTCCTTTCTCGGCCGAACGGATCGCCGCCATCGAGGCGCGCAAGGAAGAGCTGCAGCAGGCGATGTCGGCGCCCGATCTCGCGGCCGAGACCTTCGTGCGCCTGTCCAAGGATTATGCCGAGATCTTGCCCGTCGCCGAGGCTGCGCGGGAGGTCCGGCGGATCCGGGCCGAAATCGAGGTGATCCAGGAGATGCTCGCCGATCCGAGCCCCGAGATACGCGACATGGCGCAGGAGGAGATGGCGGCGCTCCAGACGCAGCTGCCCGAGGCCGAGCGCGCGCTGGCGCTGAAGCTGCTTCCGCGCGACGCCGCCGACGAGCGCGCGGCGATGCTCGAGATCCGCGCCGGTACCGGCGGAGACGAGGCGGCCCTCTTCGCCGGCGACCTTTTGCGCATGTACCAGCGCTACGCCGAAAATCGCGGCTGGCGCTTCGAGATGATCTCCGCCAGCCAGTCCGAGGTCGGCGGCTTCAAGGAAGCGATCGCCTCGGTCTCCGGCCAGGGGGTGTTCGCTCGGCTGAAGTTCGAAAGCGGAGTCCACCGCGTCCAGCGCGTGCCGGTGACGGAGAGCGGCGGGCGAATCCATACCTCCGCGGCGACCGTCGCAGTCCTGCCCGAGGCGGAGGATGTCGACGTCCAGATCGACGACAAGGACCTCAGGATCGATGTTTACCGCTCGTCGGGCCCCGGCGGCCAGTCGGTCAACACCACCGACAGCGCGGTGCGGATCACCCATTTGCCCACGGGCCTCGTCGTCATCCAGCAGGACGAGAAATCGCAGCACAAGAACAAGGCCAAGGCGCTGAAAGTGCTTCGCACCCGCCTCTACGAGCTGGAGCGCGAGCGGCTGGCCAGCGAGCGGGCCGGAGCGCGCAAGTCGATGGTCGGCTCGGGCGACCGCTCGGAGCGCATCCGCACCTACAATTTCCCGCAAGGGCGGGTGACCGACCACCGAATCAACCTCACCCTCCACCGCCTCCCCGAAATCCTCGAAGGCCAGCTCGACGAGCTGATCTCGGCATTGAGCTCCGAGGACGAGGCCGAGCGGCTGGCGAGCCTGGATGAGAGCTGAGCAGCCCAAGAAGCCCTCCCCCTCGATGGGGGAGGGTTTGGGTGGGGGTGGAGTCTCCGGAAAGACCCCGCCCTTCATTGACGTTCACCCCACCCCAACCCCTCCCCATCAAGGGGAGGGGCTTGTCCGCCGCGTCCTCGCCGACGGCGCGGCCCGCCTTGCCGCGGTCAGTGACACGCCCCGTCTCGATGCCGAGCTGCTGATGGCCCACGCACTGGGAATCGAGCGCGAGACGCTGCTGCTCCGCCGCCTGGACGATTCCGTCCCTGCCTCCTTCGCCGCGCTCCTCGACCGCCGCCTCGCCCACGAACCGGTCGCCTACATCACCGGCCGCCGCGCCTTCTGGACGATCGCGCTGGAGGTCGGCCCCGGCGTGCTCATCCCGCGCCCGGACAGCGAGGCCCTGATCGAGGCGGCGGTGGTGCGGTTCGGAAAGGCCGGGCCGCGCCGGATCCTCGATCTCGGCACCGGGCCGGGCACGTTGCTGCTCGCCGCGCTCGACCAGTGGCCCGAGGCGAGCGGGCTCGGCGTCGACGGGTCGCCCGCCGCTCTGGCCTATGCCCGCCGAAACGGCGATGCGCGCGCGGAATTCCGCCTCGGCGACTGGGGCGAAGCGATCGCCGAGCGCTTCGACCTCATCCTCTGCAACCCGCCTTATGTCGAAGCGGGGGCCGACCTTCCGCCCGATGTCGCGCGCTATGAGCCCGATGCCGCGCTCTATGCGGGGCCCGACGGGCTCGATTGCTACCGGCTCCTCGCGCCGCAGTTTCGCGCCCTTCTCGCGCCCGGCGGAATCGTCTGCCTCGAGATCGGCGCCGGGCAGGAAAGCGCGGTGAGCGCGCTGATGGCGGCGGAGGGATTCACGATAGAGTCACGCATGGACCTTAAAGGGATCGCTCGATGCCTCGTCTTGAGCGTTGATCCAGAATAAGACTTTTTTCCTTGGATTTCCGTATTTCGCTGTCTACATAGGGCGCAGGGACGGGGCCAAGCACAGCAGCGGATGCGTGAAGGCCTGACGTCGCCGACCCCCGATGGCTTGGTCGCTTGCGAAGAGGCGGTTTCGGAAGTGGTGGCTGGCGCTGCATGCGGCGCTCGCCTCCCGGGTCGCGCAAGACAAGGAGGCCGGGACAGGCCCGGCTGCAACGTGGGGCAATAGCACTCGCTTGGTAAGGATTTTCGTTTGATCAACAATCGTCAGGGCGGCCGCAGGCGCGGCCGCGGCGGCAGCGGCGGCGGTCGTCCGCCGGGCGCCAACCCCAATCCGGGCAACCGCCAGGACAACCGGCAGCGCGGCAACGCGGCCCAGCTGCTCGAAAAATATAAGGGCCTCGCCCGCGACGCCCAGATGGGCGGCGATCGCGTCCAGACCGAATATTACCTTCAATATGCGGATCATTACTTCCGCGTCCTGAACGAGAGCCGCTCCCGCTTCGAGGAGCAGCGCCGCACGCGCGACGACTATCAGGACGATGACGAGGATCAGGACCAGGAGGCCGAAGGCTCCCGCGACTCCTCCGACCGCGACGACGAGGACAACGAGTCTCAGGTGCGCGAAGAGCCCCGCCGGGAAGAGCCTCGCCAGGAAGAGCCTCGCCGCGACGCCCGCAACGGCGAATATCGAACGCGCCCGCGGCGCGAGCGCCGGCCGGAGCGCGAGGAAGGCGACGAGGAGCGTATCGCGCTCGACGTGCTCCCGCCGGCCATCTCGCCGGCGAACGAGGAAGGCGAGGCCGAAGCGCCCCGAGCGCCCCGCGTCCGCCGTCCGCGCCGACCGCGCGACAATGACGAGGACATCGCTCCCGCGGCGTAAGGCCGGGCGCATTGTTCATTGACCTGTAACCCGCACTGTAGGACGCTTCCCCTCAAACAATGAGGGAAGCGTCCTGATGCGTTCGGTCTTTCTGCTGTCGGCCCTCTTCGCAAGCTCCGCGCTCGCCCAGATCAGCGCCGAGATTCCGCCGCCTTCGCAGAGCGCGCAGGGCGAGGTCGCGGTGACCATCTACAACAACAATCTGGCTTTGGTGCAGGACCGGCGCCAGCTCGCCATCCCCTCGGGCCGCTCGCGCCAGGAATTTCCCGACGTTTCCGCCCAGATCCGCCCGGAGACGGTGACCCTGACCGGCGACGGCATCGGAATCGTCGAGCAGAATTTCGATTTCGACCTGCTCTCGCCCCAGGCGCTGATGCAGAAGGCGGTCGGCGAGACGGTCACGCTGGTGCGGGTCAATCCCGCGACCGGCGCCGAGACCCGCGAGCGCGCCCGGGTGCTCGCCGCGAACGGCGGCGTCGTCCTCCAGATCGGCGAGCGGATCGAGGTGCTTCGCGACGACGGGCTGCCGGTTCGGGTGATCTTCGACCGGGTGCCGGAGAATCTGCGCGCGCGCCCGACCCTTTCGGTCACCGTGCAGAGCGAGGCCGCCGGGCGGCGGCCGCTGACCCTCACCTACCTTACCCCCGGCCTCGGCTGGAGCGCCGACTATGTCGCCCTGTTCGACGAGGGCGCAGGGCGGATGGACGTCCAGGGCTGGATCACTCTGACCAACAGCAGCGGAACGCCCTACACCAACGCCAACGTGCTGCTCGTCGCCGGCGCCGTCGGAGTGATGGGCCAGCCGCAGCCCTACCCGGCGCGGCGCGGCGCGACCGCGCCGCTCCGGCAGGCGGGCACTGAGACCGCGGACCGCGAGCGGCTGGGCGATTTCTACCTCTATCCGCTCCCCGAGCGGACGACGATCGCCAACCAGCAGACCAAGCAGGTGAGCTTCCTCGACGTCCACAATTCGCCGGCGAGCCGGGCCTACGAATATCGCAACGCCTGGATGCACACGACCGACCAGCCGGAAAGCGCCAATAGCGTGCTTCGCTTCTCCAGCGCGCGCGAGCAGGGCCTGGGCGACGCGCTCCCGGCCGGCACGGTCCGCGTCTATCAGCGCGACGCTCGGGGCAATCCGCAATTCGTCGGCGAAAGCCCGATCGGCCACACCCCGATGGGATCGGCGATCGGGCTCAGCACGGGTCAGGCGTTCGACGTCAAGGTCCATCCGGTCGTGGAGCGGCGCGAGCGCGTCTCCGACGTTCGCTTCCGAACGACGATGCGCTACACGCTGACCAACGCCACGCCCGTCCCTGTGACCGTCGACCTGATCCAGGCGGGCCTGTGGGCCGACACGCGCATTCTCCAGGAAAGCCAGCCGAGCCAGCGCGGGTCCGCGGACGATACTTTGTGGCACGTCACCGTCCCGGCCAATGGCGAGGCGAGCGTCACGGCGACCTTCGACACCAGGTACTGAGCCCGCCGATGCGCCGGCTGGCCCACGCTTTGTTGCTCGCGCTCGCTGCCTGTCCGGCAGCGGCAGAGGCCCAGCGGGTCGTGACTTCCCCCGGTCCCGGCCACGTCGCCGTCACCGTCTATCGCGATCCGAATCGCGGGCCCGGCGACGCCTTCAATCTCAACTGGCTGAACGGCTACGCCCTGATCAGCGAGACCCGACAGATCACGCTGGAACCGGGCGAATCCGAAATCCGCTTCGAAGGCGTCGCCGGCGGCATCATCCCGCAAAGCGCGATCGTCACCGGCCTTCCGGAAGGGCTGATCGAGCGCAACCGCGACGCTTATCTGCTGTCGCCGGCAACGCTGCTCGACCGATCGCTCGGCCGGCGCGTGACGATCCGGCGGACGTCGCGGGCGACCGGCGCGGTGAGGGAGACCGAGGCGATCATCCGAAGCAGCGCGAACGGAGCGGTCGTGCTCCAGACGGCGGACGGCTTCGAATCGCTGCGCTGCACCGGTCTCAATGA
It encodes:
- a CDS encoding M61 family metallopeptidase; the protein is MRLVLLAAAACIAMPALAQVGTAIPQPLPMEAAMPAPRDVPYPGTLRLEVDASDTSRGIYRVVETIPVAGPGPLTLLYPEWLPGNHGPRGPINSIAGLRITANGRPVEWRRDSSYVYAFHVDVPEGARSLRVEFQHLSPTDPGQGRVTMTPNMLNLQWEKMSLYPAGYFTRGIPIEAVVAYPAGWSAATSLDVAARAGNRLTYRTVPYETLVDSPVFAGRYYRRERLTENINLNLFADEPGDLAATPEQIAIHRRAAEQEVKLFGTVHFDEYEYLVALTDELGGIGLEHLRSSENSHPRDYFTDWNSGSAGRDLLTHEFTHSWNGKYRRPADLWTPNYNVPMRDSLLWVYEGQTQFWGNILAARSGLMPTADVLDELARTAAFYDTLPGRSWRPLIDTTNDPIVQARRSQPWPSWMRGEDYYSEGMLIWLEVDARLRQLSGGRRSMNDFARAFFGVNPGDQGVATYTFDDVVATLNAIAPFDWAAYLHERVDRVRPHAPLDWIAAGGYRLVYRDTPSAYFKSREKDRKILDLTFSVGAVIGEGGRISGVAWDSPMFDVGATAGATIVAVGGEQYSNDLFRRAIAAAHTSRDPIRLLIKRGDRYREVALDYHDGLRYPALERVGTGPSGLDALLAPLP
- a CDS encoding inorganic diphosphatase, encoding MNIDLIPAGDQPPGRINVVIEVPLGGEPVKYEFDKKSGAIFVDRILHTPMRYPANYGFVPHTLGEDGDPLDALVIARSPLIPGCVIRVRPVGVLLMDDDKGGDEKLITVPVDSTFPYYSDVDEADDLPPIVKQQVEHFFTHYKDLEPGKWAKLNGWGGREVAERFIMEAIERAKG
- a CDS encoding histidine--tRNA ligase — its product is MPRRRKRPGSRANPERFPSDPKLLSGRLVSKGPQKVRGTQDMIGEEADRFHRVVDAFDRVRRLYAFQHIEVPVFEATEVFARSLGETTDVVSKEMYTFLDRGGESLTLRPEFTAGICRAFISDGWQQYTPMKVATWGAAFRYERPQKGRFRQFHQLDAEIIGAAEPAADVELIAMAAQLLGELGLADRVELRINTLGDPATREAWRAALVEHFAAREADLSNESRERLEKNPLRILDSKQHQDFPVVDSAPVIDDFLTQEAADVFGAVTAGLDRIGVKWTRDARLVRGLDYYRHTTFEYVTSDLGAQAQVVGGGRYDGLIESMGGPSTPAVGWAAGIERMAMLLDMPEASGIDAALVPMGEAAMAESTTLIAALRGAGLVCDMAFRGNLKRRMQKAGASGARHAVLIGDDELARGGATVKNLASGEQRDVPFAGLAAFLGAS
- the prfA gene encoding peptide chain release factor 1 — protein: MTPFSAERIAAIEARKEELQQAMSAPDLAAETFVRLSKDYAEILPVAEAAREVRRIRAEIEVIQEMLADPSPEIRDMAQEEMAALQTQLPEAERALALKLLPRDAADERAAMLEIRAGTGGDEAALFAGDLLRMYQRYAENRGWRFEMISASQSEVGGFKEAIASVSGQGVFARLKFESGVHRVQRVPVTESGGRIHTSAATVAVLPEAEDVDVQIDDKDLRIDVYRSSGPGGQSVNTTDSAVRITHLPTGLVVIQQDEKSQHKNKAKALKVLRTRLYELERERLASERAGARKSMVGSGDRSERIRTYNFPQGRVTDHRINLTLHRLPEILEGQLDELISALSSEDEAERLASLDES
- the prmC gene encoding peptide chain release factor N(5)-glutamine methyltransferase — its product is MGEGLGGGGVSGKTPPFIDVHPTPTPPHQGEGLVRRVLADGAARLAAVSDTPRLDAELLMAHALGIERETLLLRRLDDSVPASFAALLDRRLAHEPVAYITGRRAFWTIALEVGPGVLIPRPDSEALIEAAVVRFGKAGPRRILDLGTGPGTLLLAALDQWPEASGLGVDGSPAALAYARRNGDARAEFRLGDWGEAIAERFDLILCNPPYVEAGADLPPDVARYEPDAALYAGPDGLDCYRLLAPQFRALLAPGGIVCLEIGAGQESAVSALMAAEGFTIESRMDLKGIARCLVLSVDPE
- a CDS encoding DUF4167 domain-containing protein, with the translated sequence MINNRQGGRRRGRGGSGGGRPPGANPNPGNRQDNRQRGNAAQLLEKYKGLARDAQMGGDRVQTEYYLQYADHYFRVLNESRSRFEEQRRTRDDYQDDDEDQDQEAEGSRDSSDRDDEDNESQVREEPRREEPRQEEPRRDARNGEYRTRPRRERRPEREEGDEERIALDVLPPAISPANEEGEAEAPRAPRVRRPRRPRDNDEDIAPAA
- a CDS encoding DUF4139 domain-containing protein; this encodes MRSVFLLSALFASSALAQISAEIPPPSQSAQGEVAVTIYNNNLALVQDRRQLAIPSGRSRQEFPDVSAQIRPETVTLTGDGIGIVEQNFDFDLLSPQALMQKAVGETVTLVRVNPATGAETRERARVLAANGGVVLQIGERIEVLRDDGLPVRVIFDRVPENLRARPTLSVTVQSEAAGRRPLTLTYLTPGLGWSADYVALFDEGAGRMDVQGWITLTNSSGTPYTNANVLLVAGAVGVMGQPQPYPARRGATAPLRQAGTETADRERLGDFYLYPLPERTTIANQQTKQVSFLDVHNSPASRAYEYRNAWMHTTDQPESANSVLRFSSAREQGLGDALPAGTVRVYQRDARGNPQFVGESPIGHTPMGSAIGLSTGQAFDVKVHPVVERRERVSDVRFRTTMRYTLTNATPVPVTVDLIQAGLWADTRILQESQPSQRGSADDTLWHVTVPANGEASVTATFDTRY